The following proteins come from a genomic window of Pirellulaceae bacterium:
- a CDS encoding oligosaccharide flippase family protein: MSEKRKVIGSVLLNWIGRACALVITFFLTPFLLHTLGQERYGIWAIVMAFTGYYALADIGLGNAGVRYIAEYEAKGDRLRVERVVVTTFYIYCGLAVCCVFISLIASVFLPGMLTQDVKDAVRIQYVLFMVGCSVAVGFVGQTFSSVITALHRFDIRNALGVGVQVTTAVSMVIVLKYGWGLIGMAVVTLVVTTVVQVLYFLIVQKLLNGFSLSIKFFDRETARKSCRFGGITYCVQIARRVTEWSGALLVGLIVGPSAVPFYSIPESFSTKFLQLGRGINSVVYPLTSKLAAQERHEAIKKILLLGTRILLAMSLCAAGTLIVLGGTFIAVWIGPEYESQTYPVLCVLTLGNVLLLPGRGLRTVLRGADKLHLLVKAAIAEAFITLLSGSILIYFYGPIGMAVAVLMAQIVASGLIIPIGACQLFEIPYRRFVLSVVGWAALAAVFPICTALVCNQLWEVDRMLQLVPQFALVGLVGGLSIFIFCLDSESKQIVLSCLIPASFINRTTVLKDV, encoded by the coding sequence GTGTCTGAGAAACGAAAGGTGATTGGGAGCGTTTTGCTCAATTGGATCGGTAGAGCTTGTGCGCTTGTGATTACGTTCTTCCTGACGCCGTTCCTGCTCCATACTTTAGGACAGGAGCGGTACGGTATCTGGGCGATTGTAATGGCCTTTACGGGCTACTATGCGTTGGCTGATATAGGGTTGGGGAATGCTGGCGTCCGCTACATCGCTGAGTACGAGGCAAAAGGAGATCGTCTCCGAGTTGAGCGAGTCGTTGTCACTACCTTTTACATCTACTGTGGTTTAGCCGTTTGCTGTGTTTTTATCTCCTTGATCGCGAGTGTCTTTTTGCCGGGGATGCTTACGCAGGACGTGAAGGATGCGGTGAGAATCCAGTATGTCCTGTTTATGGTGGGTTGCTCCGTTGCAGTCGGGTTCGTAGGACAGACGTTTTCATCGGTAATCACTGCTCTGCATCGATTCGACATACGCAATGCCCTCGGTGTAGGCGTGCAGGTCACCACTGCCGTTAGCATGGTGATCGTATTGAAATATGGTTGGGGTCTAATTGGGATGGCGGTTGTCACGCTCGTTGTTACAACCGTCGTGCAGGTGCTCTACTTCCTCATCGTTCAAAAATTGTTGAATGGTTTTAGCCTGTCAATTAAGTTTTTTGATCGAGAAACCGCCCGCAAGTCTTGTCGCTTTGGCGGAATTACCTACTGCGTGCAAATTGCACGACGTGTGACGGAATGGTCAGGAGCGCTGTTGGTTGGGCTGATTGTCGGACCCTCTGCCGTCCCCTTTTACTCGATTCCCGAGTCGTTTAGCACCAAGTTTTTGCAGCTGGGACGGGGGATCAACAGTGTTGTCTATCCTCTCACAAGCAAATTAGCTGCTCAGGAGAGACATGAAGCAATCAAGAAGATTCTACTGCTCGGAACACGAATTCTACTGGCAATGTCGCTCTGTGCGGCAGGTACTCTCATCGTATTGGGTGGGACCTTCATCGCGGTATGGATTGGCCCCGAATACGAATCCCAAACCTATCCGGTACTTTGCGTTCTTACCTTGGGGAATGTTTTACTACTGCCGGGGCGTGGTTTGCGAACTGTCCTGCGTGGGGCAGACAAACTACATTTGCTCGTCAAAGCGGCAATTGCCGAGGCGTTCATCACGCTTCTGAGCGGTTCAATATTGATCTATTTTTACGGTCCGATTGGAATGGCAGTGGCGGTGCTTATGGCCCAAATTGTTGCTTCAGGATTGATCATTCCGATTGGTGCATGCCAGCTATTTGAGATCCCATATCGGAGGTTTGTTTTGAGTGTGGTCGGGTGGGCCGCCCTTGCTGCAGTCTTTCCGATTTGCACTGCCTTAGTATGCAACCAACTTTGGGAAGTCGATCGAATGTTGCAACTCGTTCCGCAATTCGCCTTGGTTGGACTCGTCGGCGGTTTAAGCATATTTATTTTTTGTTTGGATAGCGAAAGCAAACAAATAGTGTTGTCTTGCTTGATTCCTGCGTCGTTCATTAATAGAACGACGGTGCTGAAGGATGTTTAG
- a CDS encoding sulfotransferase domain-containing protein produces MVRPTQILPEIKSRARDAAKNVTWGMFPAKNDEKQFLLVFGCQRSGTTMLLDCLDRDFRAKVFHEYSALSQLDETETNNRIRLRKTEEVRKLVSECPFPLIISKPIVESHRAAQLLASFNGSKAIWIYRNYRDSVNSHVNKFKTQHYNLQSLLEKRKSNWRSEGVSDEIVSTIKPYCKPNLSAADAQALMWYARNMLYFEQDLSKLPSVMLIDYDEICRFPESGFRLLYAFLGLPYPRSSVTAAMSTKSIGLGANLNLSPPIAELCEDLMNRFEQLRISRENAQAKQHPTLF; encoded by the coding sequence ATGGTCAGACCTACTCAAATTCTACCAGAGATCAAGTCTCGCGCTCGGGATGCAGCCAAGAATGTGACGTGGGGCATGTTTCCCGCCAAGAATGATGAAAAGCAATTCCTGCTTGTATTCGGTTGTCAACGCTCGGGGACGACTATGCTGTTGGATTGCTTGGATCGGGATTTTCGAGCCAAAGTGTTCCATGAATATTCAGCGTTGAGTCAGCTTGATGAAACCGAAACCAACAATCGAATTCGTCTTCGGAAGACGGAGGAGGTACGGAAACTGGTCTCGGAATGTCCTTTCCCATTGATTATTTCGAAGCCGATTGTTGAAAGTCATCGAGCTGCACAATTATTAGCCTCGTTCAACGGTTCTAAGGCGATATGGATCTATCGAAACTATCGTGATTCGGTCAATTCCCATGTCAATAAATTTAAAACGCAGCACTACAATCTTCAGTCGCTGTTGGAAAAACGGAAATCCAATTGGCGTTCCGAAGGGGTGTCCGACGAGATTGTTTCCACGATTAAACCGTATTGTAAACCGAACCTCTCTGCCGCAGATGCTCAAGCATTGATGTGGTACGCAAGAAACATGCTTTACTTCGAGCAGGATTTGTCGAAGCTGCCGAGTGTCATGCTGATCGATTATGACGAGATTTGTAGATTCCCAGAATCGGGTTTCCGTTTGCTGTATGCGTTTCTCGGACTGCCCTATCCACGGTCGTCCGTGACTGCAGCGATGAGTACTAAGTCGATAGGCCTTGGGGCCAACTTGAATCTGTCGCCTCCAATTGCTGAACTGTGTGAAGACCTCATGAACCGCTTTGAGCAGCTTAGGATTAGTCGGGAGAATGCACAAGCGAAGCAACATCCGACTTTATTTTGA
- a CDS encoding glycosyltransferase family 4 protein, translating to MRILYHHRTLADGAEGIHIREMIRAFRQLGHEVEIVALAGENEASNQETQGQRRWSWVSRLMPESVYELAELGYNVIGSRSVSRAIREFQPDFIYDRYNSYCTAATATANHHGIPVVLEVNAPVAFERSQYDEKMPLKFPSMAVSYEKKICAQADHVFTVSTPLRDFLVSDREVPTEKLTVLPNGANPEQFDPSLKADALKAKLGLVDRFVLGFVGILRPWHGVEMLVNAFARLRRDRPDLHLLLVGDGPSEDALKSQCDQLGIADHVTFTGRVSHAEICEYIASMNVAVSPRATFYASPMKILEYMAMGVPTVAPDMPNIRDILTHGSEGWLFEPESESSLENALKEVVADDKRCERLAASARLRVENDLNWSQNAKTVIGTVEELFASEQLAAVS from the coding sequence ATGCGTATTCTCTACCACCACCGAACGTTGGCGGACGGAGCGGAAGGCATTCACATTCGTGAGATGATTCGTGCTTTCCGTCAACTTGGGCATGAAGTCGAAATCGTTGCGTTGGCAGGGGAGAATGAGGCAAGCAACCAGGAGACGCAAGGCCAACGACGTTGGTCCTGGGTTAGTCGTCTCATGCCCGAAAGCGTCTATGAATTAGCGGAGCTTGGGTACAATGTAATTGGTTCGCGATCGGTCTCACGCGCAATTCGAGAATTTCAGCCCGATTTTATTTATGACCGCTACAACAGCTACTGCACCGCAGCAACGGCAACGGCCAATCATCATGGAATCCCCGTCGTACTGGAAGTGAATGCCCCCGTCGCGTTTGAACGCTCTCAATATGATGAAAAGATGCCGTTGAAGTTTCCAAGTATGGCTGTCAGTTATGAGAAGAAGATATGCGCCCAGGCCGATCATGTTTTCACGGTGTCAACGCCGCTGCGAGATTTTCTTGTATCCGACCGGGAGGTTCCAACCGAGAAACTTACCGTATTGCCGAACGGAGCAAATCCGGAACAGTTTGATCCTTCGTTGAAAGCTGATGCTTTAAAGGCCAAGTTGGGTCTTGTTGATCGATTTGTACTCGGTTTTGTGGGGATCCTTCGGCCATGGCATGGGGTCGAAATGCTTGTTAATGCGTTCGCGCGACTCCGCCGTGACCGTCCTGATTTGCACTTGCTGTTGGTTGGTGACGGGCCAAGTGAGGATGCGTTGAAGTCCCAATGCGACCAATTGGGAATCGCCGATCACGTGACTTTTACTGGACGAGTTAGTCATGCTGAGATTTGTGAATACATCGCGTCCATGAACGTGGCCGTTAGTCCGAGAGCAACTTTCTATGCTTCCCCCATGAAGATTTTGGAGTACATGGCGATGGGCGTGCCGACGGTGGCGCCCGATATGCCAAATATTCGGGACATCTTGACTCACGGTTCAGAGGGCTGGCTGTTTGAACCGGAGAGCGAATCCTCCTTGGAAAACGCACTCAAAGAAGTAGTTGCGGATGATAAACGCTGTGAACGACTCGCTGCATCAGCTCGTTTAAGGGTTGAGAATGATTTGAATTGGAGTCAAAATGCGAAAACAGTGATTGGAACTGTGGAGGAGTTGTTTGCGAGTGAGCAACTGGCCGCTGTTTCTTGA
- a CDS encoding cysteine desulfurase — MRISDVSSFDVSAVRRDFPLLDREVDGQAVTYLDSAATSLKPRCVIDAVVEFYEAYTANISRGVHQLADEATDRFEAARDTIASFINAEASNLVFTRNTTESINLVALSSGQSTKVLYSVGDHHSNYLPWIEYTNGEAVELLQDGRIDLDDLNSKLQTKQNNLLAIAHITNAFGAVNPIQEIIAMAHANDCRVLLDASQSAAHLPLDVIALDCDFLCFSGHKVCGPSGVGVLYGKSDLLSQLRPIHLGGAMVSEVHRDGFVLNNPPWKFEAGTPNIEGVFGFAAACDYLDSVGLKAIHSHEQQLVREAMQRLQEIPGVRLFGPSDPEDRGAIVSFGIDGIEVHGLARILSNRFKIFVRSGYHCAQPAHETLDLPPTTRASFGLYSNLNDVARLIEAVKQISHSVS, encoded by the coding sequence ATGCGGATATCCGACGTTTCTAGCTTCGACGTCTCTGCTGTTCGCAGGGACTTTCCACTGCTGGATCGCGAAGTTGATGGTCAGGCTGTTACCTATCTTGACTCGGCCGCCACCAGCTTAAAGCCGCGGTGTGTCATTGATGCCGTGGTGGAATTCTATGAGGCGTATACGGCAAATATCAGCCGTGGCGTTCATCAGTTGGCCGATGAAGCGACAGATCGATTTGAGGCTGCTCGAGATACGATTGCTAGCTTCATCAACGCAGAAGCGAGTAATCTTGTCTTCACTCGCAATACGACTGAGTCTATCAACCTTGTGGCTCTCAGTAGTGGCCAGTCTACAAAGGTTCTTTACAGTGTGGGCGATCACCACAGCAATTACTTGCCTTGGATTGAGTACACCAATGGCGAGGCAGTTGAGTTGCTGCAAGACGGTCGCATCGACTTGGATGACTTGAATTCCAAGCTCCAAACGAAGCAGAATAACCTTTTGGCAATTGCGCACATTACCAATGCGTTTGGAGCGGTGAACCCGATTCAAGAAATCATCGCAATGGCTCATGCAAATGATTGTCGAGTTTTGTTAGATGCCAGTCAATCTGCGGCTCACTTGCCGCTGGATGTAATCGCGCTCGATTGCGACTTCTTATGTTTTTCGGGACACAAAGTGTGTGGGCCATCGGGGGTTGGCGTCTTATACGGGAAGAGCGACTTGTTGTCACAACTAAGGCCTATTCACCTTGGCGGAGCTATGGTCAGTGAGGTGCACCGTGACGGGTTTGTTCTGAATAACCCCCCGTGGAAATTCGAGGCTGGGACTCCCAACATTGAAGGTGTTTTCGGCTTTGCGGCCGCCTGCGATTACCTAGATTCCGTTGGGCTGAAAGCGATTCATAGCCATGAGCAGCAGCTCGTGCGAGAAGCGATGCAAAGGCTGCAGGAAATTCCAGGCGTCCGACTGTTCGGGCCCAGTGATCCTGAGGACCGAGGCGCGATTGTTTCCTTTGGAATTGATGGAATTGAGGTTCATGGCCTTGCGCGGATCCTTTCGAATCGTTTTAAGATCTTCGTGCGCAGTGGTTATCATTGCGCACAACCTGCCCATGAAACGCTTGATTTACCCCCGACGACACGGGCGAGTTTCGGACTCTATAGCAATCTGAACGATGTGGCTCGTCTGATCGAGGCTGTGAAGCAAATTAGTCACTCGGTCTCTTGA
- the asnB gene encoding asparagine synthase (glutamine-hydrolyzing) — protein MCGIAALISNSNHGDVDLSLTAMVNAMHHRGPDASGVRVFQKGAEVVGVGHARLSIIDLAGGRQPMPNEDDSMWITYNGEIYNHLELRRELQARGHQYRSNSDTETVLHAYEEWGPDCVKRFNGMFAFAIWDKDNQTLFVARDRLGIKPLYYAECQGSLVLASEIKAVLASEWIEASINEERVPEQFTFGYLAGSDTLFKGIKKLMPGHHLVYRNGQARITQYWDIPLPTDHQTSSDEDLVDEFSELFQDSVRQRMMSDVPLGVFLSGGLDSSSIASLMAREMPGQLKTFSVGFEADYYSEFDFAREVAATLDSDHHEVVLTPKAFFESLPMLTWHEDEPIRSSPSIALYHVAKLAREHVTVVLTGEGSDELFAGYDRYWATLFNMRWGKPYNAMLPKIVREQGLKHTLWKWPLPLSLKKKISHTFVGHSMDPAEIVFDNFYAIFPQRIHEAVFTPDFYARTRHVDPYADNLRFYNHRKTKNTLDRLLYTDQKTYLLELLMKQDNMSMAASIESRVPFLDHRLVEFAVNVPNRLKVRQQAGKRIVKDAMAKFLPESVRRRKKTGFPVPFNDWLKRGFDSTLKQILIDDRVEDRNILSRSCIEQLLREHQQGQRDHTEALWTMFNFEVWARMFIDGERPEVISDELMGCNSHADVPAAIG, from the coding sequence ATGTGCGGCATCGCAGCACTGATTTCGAATTCAAACCATGGTGATGTTGATCTAAGTTTGACGGCCATGGTGAACGCAATGCATCATCGTGGTCCAGACGCAAGTGGCGTTCGTGTGTTTCAGAAGGGGGCAGAGGTTGTTGGGGTAGGCCACGCTCGTTTAAGTATCATCGATCTGGCGGGTGGCCGTCAACCGATGCCAAATGAAGATGATTCGATGTGGATCACTTACAACGGCGAAATCTATAACCATCTCGAATTACGCCGCGAACTGCAGGCGCGAGGTCATCAATACCGATCAAACAGTGATACGGAAACGGTTCTTCACGCCTACGAAGAGTGGGGACCAGATTGCGTCAAACGATTTAATGGAATGTTTGCTTTTGCAATTTGGGATAAAGACAATCAAACGCTCTTTGTTGCGAGAGATCGTTTGGGTATCAAACCTCTTTATTATGCTGAGTGCCAAGGGTCGTTAGTATTGGCTTCGGAAATCAAGGCGGTCTTGGCCTCTGAGTGGATCGAAGCGTCTATTAACGAAGAACGAGTGCCCGAGCAGTTTACGTTTGGCTACCTCGCTGGCTCTGATACCCTTTTTAAGGGAATTAAGAAACTGATGCCCGGACATCACTTGGTGTACCGTAATGGGCAAGCTCGCATTACTCAGTATTGGGATATTCCATTACCCACTGATCATCAAACCAGTTCGGATGAGGATCTGGTTGATGAGTTCTCGGAACTGTTTCAGGATTCAGTACGACAACGGATGATGAGCGATGTGCCGCTCGGTGTATTCTTAAGTGGTGGGCTTGACTCGAGTAGCATCGCATCGCTCATGGCGCGGGAAATGCCAGGGCAACTAAAGACCTTTTCTGTTGGTTTCGAGGCGGACTACTACAGTGAGTTCGACTTCGCTCGAGAGGTCGCGGCAACTTTAGATAGCGATCATCACGAGGTGGTGTTGACCCCTAAAGCGTTCTTTGAATCACTGCCTATGCTGACCTGGCATGAAGACGAGCCCATTCGTTCATCTCCAAGTATTGCGCTCTACCATGTGGCAAAATTAGCTCGAGAGCATGTCACCGTTGTGTTGACGGGAGAGGGAAGCGATGAATTGTTTGCCGGGTACGATCGGTACTGGGCGACTCTTTTCAATATGCGCTGGGGCAAGCCCTACAACGCGATGCTTCCGAAAATTGTTCGTGAGCAAGGACTAAAGCACACGCTTTGGAAATGGCCCTTGCCGCTGTCTCTGAAGAAGAAAATTAGCCACACTTTTGTGGGGCATTCGATGGATCCAGCTGAAATTGTTTTTGACAATTTCTACGCGATTTTTCCTCAGCGAATTCATGAAGCGGTGTTTACCCCCGACTTTTATGCGCGAACAAGGCATGTCGACCCTTATGCGGACAACCTGCGCTTTTACAATCATCGGAAGACAAAGAATACGCTCGACCGGCTGCTGTACACGGACCAAAAAACCTACCTGCTCGAACTGTTGATGAAACAGGATAATATGAGTATGGCCGCTTCGATCGAAAGTCGAGTGCCGTTTCTTGATCATCGCCTTGTTGAATTTGCCGTTAACGTTCCGAATCGCTTAAAGGTGCGGCAACAAGCTGGTAAACGCATTGTGAAGGATGCAATGGCGAAGTTCTTACCCGAGTCGGTTCGGCGGCGAAAGAAGACCGGGTTTCCTGTTCCTTTCAATGATTGGCTCAAGCGTGGTTTTGATAGCACGCTTAAACAGATCCTGATCGATGATCGAGTGGAAGACCGAAACATACTCAGTCGGTCATGTATCGAACAATTACTTCGCGAGCATCAGCAAGGCCAACGCGACCACACGGAAGCTTTGTGGACGATGTTTAATTTCGAAGTTTGGGCCAGAATGTTTATTGATGGTGAACGTCCCGAGGTGATTTCAGACGAGTTGATGGGATGTAATTCTCACGCCGATGTTCCGGCGGCAATTGGTTAA
- a CDS encoding glycosyltransferase family 4 protein encodes MVLHARVVVGSGGGIDKTVVNSHRFLTNLGYHGICAFMRTPGDPGFEILEQRAAEASSPCIAIDDRGLKDISIVRRCLKVCREQNVTIWHAHDYKSNLLGLILRRFWPMRLVTTVHGWVSAEMRARMYYAVDRFCLPKYERVICVSEDLFADCRRLGVPQKNVTLIENAIDTQQYKRRITASDAKKQLGIPVNSLVIGAIGRLAREKAFDMLIRSVDQLLRERIDVHLLIAGEGNQYDELQKLVIDLGREDRIKLTGFVADTSALYQAMDVFALSSLREGLPNVVLEAMAFGVPVVATRIAGLPNIIEDGTNGFLIESGNQEELTFKTAELLADQSLRFNLGAEARATIESKYSFQKRMQRITSIYDELLAED; translated from the coding sequence GTGGTTTTGCATGCCAGGGTGGTTGTTGGTTCAGGGGGCGGAATTGATAAGACCGTAGTGAATAGTCATCGCTTCCTGACAAATCTCGGTTATCACGGAATCTGTGCGTTCATGAGAACGCCTGGAGATCCTGGGTTTGAAATACTGGAGCAACGAGCGGCGGAAGCATCCTCGCCCTGCATTGCCATCGATGATCGTGGCTTGAAGGATATCAGCATTGTTCGTCGGTGTCTGAAAGTCTGCCGTGAGCAAAATGTGACGATCTGGCACGCACACGACTACAAAAGTAATCTGTTGGGACTGATCCTGCGCCGGTTTTGGCCGATGCGACTCGTTACCACAGTTCATGGGTGGGTCTCGGCCGAGATGCGGGCTCGCATGTACTATGCTGTTGACCGTTTCTGCCTGCCAAAATACGAACGAGTGATCTGTGTTTCGGAAGATCTGTTTGCAGATTGCCGGCGACTGGGTGTGCCCCAGAAAAACGTGACATTGATCGAAAACGCGATCGATACCCAACAGTACAAGCGACGAATTACCGCATCCGACGCAAAAAAACAACTCGGCATACCCGTGAATTCTCTCGTAATTGGAGCAATCGGGCGTCTGGCGCGAGAAAAAGCATTCGACATGCTCATTCGCTCCGTGGATCAGCTGCTGCGAGAGAGGATTGACGTACATTTATTGATCGCTGGTGAGGGCAATCAATACGATGAGCTCCAAAAGCTGGTCATTGATTTGGGAAGAGAAGATCGAATAAAGCTGACTGGTTTTGTGGCGGACACAAGTGCGCTTTATCAGGCGATGGATGTTTTCGCACTCAGCAGCTTGCGAGAGGGGCTGCCGAACGTGGTGCTCGAAGCAATGGCTTTTGGCGTTCCTGTGGTCGCAACTCGCATCGCAGGATTACCGAACATTATTGAAGACGGCACGAATGGATTCTTAATTGAATCTGGAAATCAAGAGGAGCTCACGTTCAAGACTGCTGAGCTGCTGGCGGACCAGTCATTGAGGTTTAACCTGGGGGCTGAGGCAAGAGCGACGATTGAGTCAAAGTACAGTTTTCAAAAACGAATGCAACGAATTACCTCCATTTACGATGAATTACTCGCCGAGGATTAG
- a CDS encoding FemAB family PEP-CTERM system-associated protein encodes MRSKRIPVDYMEHEQRAITYRVHDRTSFPSRMGDWEALYSQLASSSASRHPRWMMILQQGLGQTPYCVEATKEGQCLGILPLVHVKSPLFGAHLVSLPYLNTGGFLADSCEVRTGLITQAVELADKTGVRHLQLRNEDFEPHDQLKHTLRSKVHMRLPLPKHRSELWDNFKPKVRNQVRNAKKKDVRIEWGNDELLDDFYSVFTRNMRDLGTPVFGKKLFRAILEQLPGQAEFCLGFIEAKPIAGALLLHGEGTTEVPSASSLRAYNRTNANMLMYWELLQRAIEREQNCFDFGRSSPDSPTYRFKKQWGACPEEANWQHYVRRGNVEDTRIESGKYDRFVKIWRRLPLPIANSVGPMIVRGIP; translated from the coding sequence ATGCGTTCAAAACGAATCCCAGTGGACTACATGGAACACGAACAACGGGCCATTACATATCGGGTCCATGATAGGACGAGTTTTCCATCGCGAATGGGAGACTGGGAGGCGTTGTATTCTCAATTAGCATCCTCCAGCGCGAGTCGTCACCCAAGATGGATGATGATTCTGCAGCAAGGACTCGGGCAAACTCCCTACTGTGTGGAGGCGACCAAAGAGGGGCAGTGTCTCGGGATCTTGCCGTTAGTTCACGTCAAAAGTCCCCTGTTCGGTGCCCATTTGGTCAGCCTTCCCTACTTAAATACAGGTGGTTTTCTTGCCGACAGTTGCGAGGTGCGAACAGGTTTGATCACCCAAGCCGTCGAACTGGCGGACAAAACGGGCGTTCGGCATTTGCAGCTTCGTAACGAAGACTTTGAGCCGCATGATCAATTGAAACACACCTTGCGGAGCAAGGTGCATATGCGACTTCCCTTGCCGAAGCACCGTTCGGAACTTTGGGATAACTTCAAGCCCAAGGTTAGAAACCAAGTTCGAAATGCGAAAAAGAAAGATGTGCGTATCGAGTGGGGAAATGATGAGCTACTAGATGATTTCTATAGCGTCTTCACAAGGAATATGCGTGATCTAGGTACGCCTGTGTTTGGTAAGAAACTTTTTCGTGCCATTTTAGAGCAACTGCCAGGTCAGGCTGAATTCTGCCTTGGGTTCATTGAGGCAAAACCTATTGCTGGAGCGTTGTTGCTGCACGGAGAAGGCACAACGGAAGTGCCGAGTGCGAGTTCGCTGAGAGCGTACAACCGGACAAATGCCAACATGTTAATGTATTGGGAATTGTTGCAACGCGCGATTGAGCGAGAGCAAAACTGTTTTGATTTTGGACGCAGTAGTCCCGATAGTCCCACGTATCGTTTTAAGAAACAGTGGGGAGCGTGCCCCGAAGAGGCGAATTGGCAGCATTATGTTCGCCGCGGAAACGTAGAAGATACGCGGATCGAATCGGGGAAATATGATCGGTTTGTCAAGATTTGGCGGCGTTTGCCACTGCCAATTGCTAACTCGGTTGGCCCCATGATCGTACGAGGAATTCCATAA
- a CDS encoding glycosyltransferase: MHALESPPVPQEKSSSLDVSCVILTWNSLEFLDRLFGSLEGAFNASGLRREYIVIDNGSTDGSLEAMARLRESGLPLTVVPLGSNTGTTFSRNVGLRIAKGNYVAILDSDIEVQQENSFELLLDRLKNQERAGIVSPRLQFASGNYQKSADTFPTLGRKIARYFYLRSIERREAESSFGNCVRAQEVDYTCSAFWLFSRELITRVGLLDEKIFYAPEDVDYCLRTWLSGRTVLIDGAVTVIHHAQEISRKGVFSKSLWLHAFGLLYFFRKHRFVLSSKRVQRRIDQIMNDQSTQEPNLI; this comes from the coding sequence GTGCACGCTCTAGAAAGCCCTCCGGTCCCGCAAGAAAAATCTAGTAGCCTGGATGTCAGCTGCGTCATATTGACCTGGAATTCACTTGAATTCTTGGATCGTCTTTTTGGATCGCTTGAGGGGGCGTTCAACGCTTCCGGCCTCAGACGCGAGTATATCGTCATCGACAATGGCTCAACGGATGGATCTTTGGAAGCGATGGCCCGACTTCGGGAATCCGGCCTACCGCTCACTGTCGTCCCTCTCGGAAGCAATACCGGGACGACGTTCTCAAGAAATGTCGGGTTGCGAATAGCCAAGGGAAACTATGTCGCTATCCTCGATTCGGATATTGAGGTCCAACAAGAAAACAGCTTCGAATTGCTGTTAGATAGACTTAAGAATCAAGAGCGGGCTGGTATCGTTTCTCCAAGACTTCAGTTCGCCAGCGGTAATTACCAAAAATCAGCCGACACCTTTCCAACTTTAGGAAGAAAAATAGCTCGTTATTTCTACCTGCGAAGCATTGAACGGCGCGAAGCAGAATCGAGCTTTGGAAATTGTGTGAGGGCCCAGGAAGTCGATTACACTTGTAGTGCTTTCTGGCTCTTTTCTCGCGAATTGATCACGAGGGTGGGGCTTCTTGATGAAAAGATTTTCTATGCTCCTGAGGACGTGGATTATTGCCTTCGAACCTGGTTGAGCGGAAGGACCGTCTTGATCGATGGAGCAGTGACCGTTATACATCATGCCCAAGAAATAAGTAGAAAAGGTGTCTTCTCCAAATCACTTTGGTTGCATGCTTTCGGTCTTCTCTATTTTTTTCGAAAGCACCGGTTTGTGCTTAGCAGCAAGAGAGTGCAAAGGCGAATTGACCAAATTATGAATGATCAATCGACGCAAGAACCGAATCTGATCTGA